The following DNA comes from Candidatus Thermoplasmatota archaeon.
CAGTAATGCAGGGGTGCCACTTCCATTGGCTCTTCCGCATATATTGCAAGAGGAATAACTTCCCCGCATTTTTCATTATCCTCGTAGGCAGGATACATGCCGGGGCCCCCGCCGTAGCGAATATTCCTATAACCCCCACAGAATCCTTCTGTTATCGGATTTTTCACTTCGGAGATATATACTTGAATCGGTGGCAGCCCATATTCCCAGTTGGATTTCCATAAGTATTGCCATTCCTGTGCCTGCTGATCATTTACATACACATTTGCAATCTTTAGGACTGACAAATCCAGCACGGTATTGGGGCTGAGTTTCTCCTGAAAGCCCATTGAAGCAAGATTTGCCCCCCCGCAAATGCCAATATACCCTCCCCCATTTTCAACAAATTCCTTTACAGATTTTCTCCACCTTAAATCATATGCATCAAAATAGGGGCTGCTGATCCCTGGAACAATAAAAACATCAAAGTTTTCGTTGGTCAATGCATTTTTACCTTTTCCAATAACATCATTCCTGCCTATGATTACAGGAATAATTTCATATTTTGTACCGTTGTTTTCCCATGAATATTCTATTGTTTGTTTAACCTCTTCAGCAAATATTTTTACGGTAGAACCATATACAGCAACCTTTATTTTCACGGTCTTTTCATCAGAAGACGAAAAGCTTTCCTGGGGTAATGTAAAAGATAAGAGTAAAAAGAGAATGCATCCCGTTGCTATGATACGATAGTGCATATAATCCATACACAAAAATAAAACGACTATTTATAATTTTAACAGCACGTCACGCTTTTTGTTCAATC
Coding sequences within:
- a CDS encoding BPL-N domain-containing protein; translated protein: MDYMHYRIIATGCILFLLLSFTLPQESFSSSDEKTVKIKVAVYGSTVKIFAEEVKQTIEYSWENNGTKYEIIPVIIGRNDVIGKGKNALTNENFDVFIVPGISSPYFDAYDLRWRKSVKEFVENGGGYIGICGGANLASMGFQEKLSPNTVLDLSVLKIANVYVNDQQAQEWQYLWKSNWEYGLPPIQVYISEVKNPITEGFCGGYRNIRYGGGPGMYPAYEDNEKCGEVIPLAIYAEEPMEVAPLHYWKWNGRWEIAANVTTDIKGQWASIATTYGNGKVVLFGPHPEKKTFFGGHVEEFPVRANTRFTWFIYNWSDGILSEESYNWWMLRRSVAWVTHHQIPPASKIAVFAEEPEDGMYINGRKIMEMKNTVIIGSATVKARAIDGREIAMYVDGELKDLIHGNSYSNMLSIGKGTHVIRIETWNNGERAIRSFPVIGT